A genomic stretch from Thermomicrobiales bacterium includes:
- a CDS encoding DPP IV N-terminal domain-containing protein → MKQTRQQRRTKLGRAICLIGLLVLLAGCGVPDSDFATPAATTAPQPAADDPDGEILFVAKGNIYRWDGDIEQLTDDGQARSPAWSSDGQRIAYVRTWDEGYSDLIIADRSGKEIKQVTTHKPDEEPWSRRFAHYAYWAIDPEWSPTVPDQIIYGSDKGGYEYDFPEDPEDPGRLNDPIFLWLVERDGVDPYILNASMALGITQENPDFDPTGTSVTVTAREDVGATQIWTLNLDTAEANKLVDGQVSDPAWSPDGQSIAFIEQDSSGNNIYIVPSDGGESYALTNGLAAAAPTWAPDGSGLAFIELADNAFRVSFIPVSREADGRLTAGEPEVLFTADGIDAPSGLSWHVGG, encoded by the coding sequence ATGAAACAGACACGACAACAACGACGAACGAAACTGGGCAGAGCGATCTGCCTCATCGGATTGCTGGTGCTGCTGGCCGGTTGCGGTGTTCCGGATTCGGACTTCGCGACACCGGCAGCAACGACAGCTCCACAGCCGGCCGCCGATGACCCTGACGGCGAAATCCTCTTCGTCGCCAAAGGCAACATCTATCGCTGGGACGGCGACATCGAGCAACTGACGGACGACGGTCAGGCGCGCTCACCGGCCTGGAGCAGCGACGGGCAACGCATCGCCTATGTCCGCACCTGGGACGAGGGCTACTCCGACCTCATCATCGCCGACCGCTCCGGCAAGGAGATCAAGCAGGTAACGACCCACAAGCCGGACGAGGAGCCGTGGTCACGACGCTTCGCACACTATGCCTATTGGGCGATCGATCCCGAATGGTCACCAACCGTCCCGGATCAGATCATCTACGGCAGCGACAAGGGCGGCTACGAGTATGACTTCCCCGAGGATCCCGAAGATCCCGGTCGCTTGAACGACCCGATCTTCCTCTGGCTTGTCGAGCGCGACGGCGTCGATCCGTACATCCTGAACGCCTCGATGGCGCTTGGCATCACCCAGGAGAACCCCGACTTCGATCCGACCGGCACATCCGTCACCGTCACAGCACGCGAGGATGTCGGCGCGACGCAGATCTGGACGCTGAACCTCGATACCGCCGAGGCGAACAAGCTCGTCGATGGGCAGGTATCCGACCCCGCCTGGTCGCCGGACGGCCAATCGATCGCCTTCATCGAGCAGGACAGCAGCGGCAACAACATCTACATCGTGCCGAGCGACGGCGGTGAGTCGTACGCGCTGACGAACGGACTAGCCGCAGCCGCGCCAACCTGGGCACCGGACGGCAGCGGGCTGGCGTTCATTGAGCTGGCCGACAATGCGTTCCGCGTCTCATTCATTCCGGTCTCGCGCGAGGCGGATGGACGGCTGACGGCGGGCGAGCCGGAGGTGCTCTTCACCGCGGACGGCATCGACGCGCCGTCCGGCCTGTCGTGGCACGTCGGCGGTTAA
- a CDS encoding Trk family potassium uptake protein, with the protein MSGPGSRRPGDRIIRRRLQATQVIDLPAAPERQSVPNVRQHAKLFALGLLLLVVTAGALLTLPWFSRDGEWTPFIDALFTAVSATCVTGLTVVDTRDHWNFAGQLLIIALIQVGGLGFMVGASLLLRALQRGASSLRDTLLLQDGAPTLSLREAAELSGQIVRFTFLMEGIGAVILAIRFAFDEPLHLAVWKGVFHSIAAFCNAGFDLQGGFQSIRGYDDSLVINVMLIVLIQAGALSYLFFADIALRRRFRRLTIESKIILIMNALLLLISTGVFLGAEWNASLADVPVVDRPLVSLFQSVSARTAGFATIDFGSATDITLFVWVAVMFVGGASGSAAGGVKLTTVGVVGLAVFSTVRGQMEPQVFGRRIPTALVFRAMAVIAIMFVVHFFATLALVLIEHLTGGDLRFIDILFETTSAIATVGVTTGITASLSDPAKLVLCITMLFGRLGPLTVVYALQLRQQVVRYKFPEAPIRIG; encoded by the coding sequence ATGAGCGGCCCGGGCTCTCGTCGGCCAGGGGATCGCATCATCCGGCGGCGTCTGCAGGCGACGCAGGTCATTGACTTGCCTGCCGCGCCGGAGCGGCAATCTGTGCCAAATGTGCGGCAGCATGCCAAGTTGTTCGCTCTTGGGCTCCTGCTTCTTGTCGTGACAGCGGGCGCACTCCTGACGTTGCCGTGGTTCAGCCGCGATGGCGAGTGGACACCGTTCATCGACGCGCTATTTACAGCTGTTTCGGCAACCTGCGTTACCGGGCTAACCGTTGTCGATACTCGCGACCATTGGAATTTTGCAGGTCAGCTGCTCATCATTGCGCTTATTCAGGTAGGCGGATTGGGGTTTATGGTCGGAGCAAGCCTGTTGCTCCGGGCTCTCCAGCGTGGCGCGTCCAGCCTGCGAGATACGTTGCTGCTCCAAGACGGCGCACCAACACTGTCGTTGCGCGAAGCAGCCGAGCTATCAGGGCAGATCGTTCGCTTCACCTTCCTGATGGAGGGCATCGGGGCTGTCATTCTCGCCATCCGATTTGCGTTCGATGAACCCTTACATCTCGCTGTCTGGAAAGGAGTGTTCCACTCCATTGCCGCGTTCTGCAACGCTGGGTTCGATTTGCAGGGTGGCTTCCAATCTATCCGCGGTTACGACGATTCGCTTGTTATTAACGTCATGCTGATCGTTCTGATTCAGGCTGGGGCGCTATCATATCTGTTCTTCGCCGATATTGCGCTGCGGCGTCGATTCCGCCGTTTGACAATTGAATCCAAGATTATCCTGATAATGAATGCCTTGTTACTTCTCATTAGTACCGGAGTGTTCCTTGGAGCTGAATGGAATGCATCGCTTGCCGACGTGCCAGTCGTTGATCGGCCGCTGGTGTCGCTGTTTCAAAGTGTCTCTGCTCGAACGGCCGGCTTCGCAACAATCGACTTCGGTTCAGCAACCGACATTACGCTCTTTGTTTGGGTAGCAGTCATGTTCGTCGGAGGAGCTTCCGGTTCGGCTGCTGGTGGAGTCAAGTTGACGACTGTCGGAGTCGTCGGGCTTGCAGTATTCTCAACTGTGCGTGGTCAGATGGAGCCACAAGTATTCGGGCGTCGCATTCCCACTGCACTTGTGTTTCGAGCGATGGCAGTCATCGCCATCATGTTCGTCGTGCATTTCTTCGCTACACTTGCGCTCGTGCTAATCGAACATCTAACTGGTGGCGATCTGCGATTTATCGACATCCTCTTTGAGACAACCAGCGCGATTGCGACCGTAGGCGTCACGACCGGTATTACCGCAAGCCTGTCCGATCCAGCGAAGCTCGTTCTTTGCATCACGATGCTCTTTGGCCGCTTGGGGCCGCTGACTGTCGTCTACGCCCTGCAGCTTCGCCAGCAGGTCGTGCGCTACAAGTTCCCCGAGGCCCCGATCCGGATCGGTTAG
- a CDS encoding TrkA family potassium uptake protein, protein MASETALQPERVTILGLGRFGTSLARNLHDLGYEVTAIDIDEKRVAEVANFVSLAAQGDGTDEELLRSLHVDRSDVAIVAQGASLEGSVLSTLLLKRLEVPWVVAKARTRLHGELLERIGADRVVYPEAEAGARLAHSLGVRNINDYISLTETSGVVKVVAPPHFIGHTIAELGASQHAQLNLLMIKRGRRVIVMPHYEERIQPDDELLLVGPDIEIYKFMHPGRELAE, encoded by the coding sequence ATGGCGTCAGAGACAGCACTTCAGCCGGAACGCGTGACCATCCTTGGCCTCGGGCGCTTCGGCACCAGCCTCGCCCGCAATCTGCACGATCTTGGCTACGAGGTCACGGCGATCGACATCGACGAGAAGCGCGTGGCGGAAGTCGCTAACTTCGTCTCACTGGCGGCGCAGGGCGACGGCACCGACGAGGAATTGCTGCGCTCGCTGCACGTCGATCGCTCCGATGTCGCAATCGTCGCGCAAGGTGCCAGCCTGGAGGGTAGCGTCCTCTCCACACTGCTGTTGAAACGACTGGAAGTGCCGTGGGTCGTGGCCAAGGCGCGCACGCGCCTGCATGGCGAACTGCTGGAGCGCATCGGCGCGGATCGTGTTGTCTATCCGGAAGCGGAGGCCGGCGCACGTCTCGCGCACTCGCTCGGCGTCCGCAATATCAACGACTACATCTCACTCACCGAAACATCTGGTGTCGTCAAGGTAGTTGCTCCACCGCACTTCATCGGCCATACGATCGCCGAACTCGGTGCATCGCAGCACGCGCAACTGAACCTGCTGATGATCAAGCGGGGGCGGCGCGTTATTGTCATGCCGCACTACGAGGAACGCATCCAGCCGGACGATGAGCTGCTGCTCGTTGGCCCTGACATTGAGATTTACAAGTTCATGCATCCTGGTCGTGAGCTAGCGGAATGA
- a CDS encoding sigma-70 family RNA polymerase sigma factor, producing the protein MLFGLRLRRTGPDRADNTETPGDEDLIVSALSGDLNAFNTLVERHERAVYSVALRHLRTADAAQDVTQDAFLRAWQALDTFRGGHPGGFRAWVLRIAANRALDTLRARARRPEQSLDARQDDEERIWEPESDEPDAFDLVSRVEMSGALELALGQLQPDQRLAVILSDVQGHSYDEIAEISGVALGTVKSRINRGRARLREVLLADEAGWELLGRSPRLESSGRDE; encoded by the coding sequence GTGCTGTTTGGCCTGCGGCTCCGCCGCACCGGTCCCGACCGGGCAGACAACACCGAGACACCGGGTGATGAAGACCTGATTGTGTCCGCTCTGAGCGGCGACCTCAACGCGTTCAACACGCTGGTTGAGCGCCACGAGCGGGCGGTCTACTCGGTCGCGCTGCGCCACCTCCGCACCGCCGACGCCGCGCAGGACGTGACCCAGGACGCATTTCTGCGGGCGTGGCAGGCGCTGGATACGTTCCGCGGCGGCCATCCGGGTGGGTTCCGCGCCTGGGTACTGCGCATCGCGGCGAATCGCGCACTCGACACGCTGCGAGCACGTGCCCGGCGACCGGAGCAATCGCTCGATGCACGACAGGACGACGAGGAGCGCATCTGGGAGCCGGAATCCGACGAGCCGGACGCCTTCGATCTGGTCAGCCGCGTCGAGATGTCCGGCGCACTGGAGCTCGCCCTCGGGCAATTGCAACCGGACCAGCGGCTGGCCGTCATCCTCAGCGACGTGCAGGGGCACTCGTACGACGAGATCGCCGAGATCAGCGGCGTTGCGCTGGGCACGGTGAAGTCACGCATCAATCGTGGGCGGGCGCGCCTCAGAGAAGTCCTGCTTGCCGATGAGGCCGGCTGGGAACTTCTCGGTCGCTCGCCACGTCTAGAGAGTAGCGGTCGCGATGAGTAA
- a CDS encoding zf-HC2 domain-containing protein, producing MSDDHHVAPQHNEEHIDPEAIVTWLDEPESLAPEERTRIEQHLAQCAECQQVAEEFRALVGALAALPEIAPPRSFGLTAEQVDRETATLAPPIPIRTPNRWYDRQMHAIRWATAVAAVLFVLVLGVDLVTTRFDRSMTSDTAVVMSAQDSGGGAEEAPAAAGAAMFAQEDETATSSAAEAEIAPGEVATPQAEVAESGETAAANEESEAPPAEDSAADAESTVGADSARQADVAQVDETSQPEQASAASSREERLRLIEFGLAAIFVWLLGLMIALPRLRRNRGNLS from the coding sequence GTGAGCGACGACCACCACGTCGCCCCGCAGCACAACGAAGAGCATATCGATCCGGAAGCGATCGTCACCTGGCTCGATGAGCCGGAGAGCCTCGCTCCCGAAGAGCGGACGCGCATTGAGCAGCATCTGGCGCAGTGCGCCGAGTGTCAACAGGTCGCCGAGGAGTTCCGCGCGCTCGTTGGTGCGCTGGCCGCGTTGCCGGAAATCGCGCCACCACGCTCGTTCGGTCTCACAGCCGAGCAGGTTGATCGAGAGACGGCAACGCTGGCTCCGCCAATACCGATCCGCACGCCGAACCGCTGGTACGACCGGCAGATGCACGCAATCCGCTGGGCAACTGCGGTGGCTGCCGTGCTCTTTGTCCTCGTCCTCGGTGTCGACCTGGTAACAACCCGCTTCGATCGATCGATGACAAGCGACACCGCGGTAGTGATGTCGGCGCAAGATTCGGGCGGCGGCGCTGAGGAAGCGCCGGCGGCGGCGGGAGCGGCGATGTTCGCGCAAGAGGATGAAACCGCGACATCGAGCGCAGCCGAGGCGGAAATCGCTCCCGGCGAAGTCGCAACACCTCAAGCCGAAGTCGCGGAATCCGGGGAGACTGCGGCGGCGAACGAGGAATCCGAAGCACCACCAGCCGAAGACAGCGCTGCCGATGCCGAGTCGACGGTTGGTGCGGACAGTGCGCGTCAGGCAGACGTCGCACAAGTAGACGAGACGAGCCAGCCTGAACAGGCGTCGGCAGCATCGTCGCGCGAGGAGCGCTTACGGCTGATCGAGTTTGGCCTGGCAGCCATCTTCGTCTGGCTGCTGGGGCTGATGATCGCGCTGCCACGATTGCGCCGCAATCGCGGGAACCTTTCCTGA
- a CDS encoding SIMPL domain-containing protein (The SIMPL domain is named for its presence in mouse protein SIMPL (signalling molecule that associates with mouse pelle-like kinase). Bacterial member BP26, from Brucella, was shown to assemble into a channel-like structure, while YggE from E. coli has been associated with resistance to oxidative stress.), translated as MLQRGSVPLAGVLVAVALVGALVLSTWDHDDSRATAAEPDTTRTINVNGEGRVSLTPDVAILNLGVMTRDPQLATAQQSTTEAMNAVRQALIDAGVKTEDIQTSTYAVNVEQDYNQPNQPIIGYYVIQTVSAKVRQIDTAGDVIQAAVDAGANQVNGISFTLEDTSAAINKARELAVADARERAEHLAELSNATLGPVQTITEGYTTPVSPVREGAFAAAEDSAAGAPTIDAGTMEVTVSVSVTYVMQ; from the coding sequence ATGTTGCAGAGGGGATCCGTGCCGCTCGCCGGCGTGCTGGTGGCCGTCGCGCTGGTGGGTGCGCTCGTGCTGAGCACCTGGGATCATGACGACAGCCGCGCGACCGCGGCCGAACCGGACACCACCCGTACGATCAACGTGAACGGCGAGGGGCGCGTCTCGCTGACGCCCGACGTCGCCATCCTTAACCTCGGCGTGATGACCCGCGACCCGCAGCTGGCGACAGCCCAGCAGAGCACGACCGAGGCGATGAACGCGGTCCGACAGGCGCTCATTGACGCGGGCGTGAAGACCGAGGATATCCAGACCAGCACATATGCCGTCAATGTCGAGCAGGACTACAACCAGCCGAATCAGCCAATCATCGGCTATTACGTGATTCAGACTGTCAGCGCGAAGGTGCGCCAGATCGACACCGCTGGTGATGTCATCCAGGCAGCCGTCGATGCCGGCGCGAATCAGGTGAACGGCATCTCGTTCACGCTCGAGGACACCTCAGCCGCGATCAACAAGGCCCGCGAGCTGGCCGTTGCCGACGCTCGCGAACGCGCTGAGCACCTGGCCGAACTGTCGAACGCGACCCTCGGCCCTGTCCAGACGATTACCGAGGGCTACACGACGCCCGTCTCGCCGGTCCGCGAGGGTGCTTTCGCTGCCGCCGAAGATTCCGCCGCCGGTGCCCCGACCATCGACGCCGGCACGATGGAAGTCACAGTCAGCGTTTCGGTGACGTACGTGATGCAGTAA
- a CDS encoding PIG-L family deacetylase, translating to MQSPVIQNAPLPNVATVLVICAYPDDMESWCGGTLAHLVQQGADVSMALVAAGDTGSADRSVTPDDVAATRLAEPARANERLGLTDLRFLDERDGEVDDTLELGRKIVELIREVRPDVIFSHDPEHVWPPYITHRDHRIVGRAVLDAVYPMARDHLFFPAQVAAGLEPHIVSQVWMFSTSLPTTAIDITATLDLQIDARLEHASQTSDPAALRTNWRAHATAIGTVPARRSRDDQCGAAAGGRAAVAMAFPCKRIVRDG from the coding sequence GTGCAATCACCTGTCATCCAGAATGCGCCGTTGCCAAACGTGGCGACTGTGCTGGTCATCTGCGCGTATCCTGACGACATGGAGTCGTGGTGCGGCGGCACGCTCGCGCATCTGGTTCAGCAGGGCGCGGACGTCTCGATGGCGCTGGTGGCTGCCGGTGATACAGGCTCGGCAGATCGCAGCGTGACACCGGATGATGTCGCGGCAACGCGGCTGGCTGAGCCGGCGCGCGCGAATGAGCGCCTCGGCCTGACCGATTTGCGCTTTCTTGACGAGCGCGATGGTGAGGTTGATGACACACTGGAACTGGGCCGGAAGATCGTCGAGCTGATTCGTGAGGTGCGGCCGGATGTCATCTTCTCTCACGACCCCGAGCACGTCTGGCCGCCGTACATCACTCACCGCGATCATCGTATCGTCGGTCGTGCCGTCCTCGACGCGGTTTACCCGATGGCGCGCGACCATCTGTTCTTTCCTGCGCAGGTTGCCGCCGGTCTGGAGCCGCACATCGTCTCGCAGGTCTGGATGTTCTCAACGTCGCTGCCAACAACGGCAATCGACATCACGGCGACGCTCGATCTGCAGATCGACGCCCGCCTGGAGCACGCCTCGCAGACCAGCGACCCAGCCGCCCTCCGCACTAACTGGCGCGCCCACGCCACTGCCATCGGCACCGTACCAGCTCGACGCAGCAGAGACGATCAGTGTGGTGCAGCTGCAGGCGGGCGGGCTGCCGTGGCGATGGCGTTCCCCTGCAAGAGGATCGTGCGGGATGGCTGA
- a CDS encoding trypsin-like peptidase domain-containing protein: MQRVRRISLSHLLLVIVLMVTMGLTAACSTGSSGNDDGTAVIATATSATGAASATTESTTAAATNTSTVKVETTSAKPAATQSTAYPFLVGSADAPTYDNTADLVDDVNQAVVTVINKQTFAGFGQSSSELQPAGSGTGFIVSDDGYIITNNHVVEGSDSLSVLFVDGTEVDATLVGTDPVSDIAVIKIDQTVPATVEIGDSSTLRVGEDVVAIGSALGEYTNTVTQGIVSGLGRSLDSQGGAGMENMIQHDAPINPGNSGGPLLNMQGQVIGVNTAVVRQAEPGVTAEGLGFAIPSNTVKDIASQLIENGQVVRPFLGISYQLINPQIASAQNLPVDHGAFIADVVAGGPAATAGVEANDIVTAIDGEEISQTTSLQDILFQHKPGDTVELTIARGTTGETVTVQVTLGTRPADQ; the protein is encoded by the coding sequence ATGCAACGTGTAAGACGAATCTCGTTATCTCATCTCCTGCTCGTGATTGTCCTGATGGTGACAATGGGCCTGACGGCCGCCTGCTCGACCGGCTCCAGTGGCAATGACGACGGCACGGCGGTCATCGCCACAGCCACATCAGCAACCGGGGCCGCATCGGCGACGACCGAAAGCACAACGGCGGCGGCAACGAACACCTCGACGGTGAAGGTCGAGACCACCAGCGCGAAACCGGCCGCCACACAATCGACCGCCTATCCATTCCTCGTTGGCTCCGCTGACGCACCGACCTACGACAATACGGCCGATCTGGTTGACGACGTGAATCAGGCCGTCGTGACCGTGATCAACAAGCAGACATTCGCAGGGTTTGGCCAGTCGTCCAGCGAGCTGCAGCCGGCCGGCAGTGGCACCGGCTTCATCGTCAGCGACGACGGATACATCATCACCAACAACCACGTCGTTGAGGGCAGCGACAGCCTGTCCGTCCTCTTCGTGGACGGCACCGAGGTTGACGCGACGCTCGTTGGCACCGATCCGGTGAGCGACATCGCCGTCATCAAGATCGATCAGACGGTCCCGGCCACGGTAGAGATTGGCGATTCCAGCACGCTGCGCGTTGGTGAAGACGTGGTGGCGATCGGTAGTGCGTTGGGCGAATACACCAACACCGTCACCCAGGGCATCGTCTCCGGCCTCGGTCGCTCGCTCGATTCGCAGGGCGGCGCTGGCATGGAGAACATGATCCAGCACGATGCGCCGATCAACCCGGGCAACTCCGGCGGCCCGCTGCTGAACATGCAGGGCCAGGTCATCGGTGTCAACACAGCCGTCGTTCGCCAGGCAGAGCCGGGCGTGACCGCTGAGGGTCTGGGCTTCGCGATTCCGAGCAACACGGTCAAGGACATCGCCTCCCAGTTGATCGAAAACGGTCAGGTTGTGCGTCCGTTCCTCGGCATCTCCTACCAGCTCATCAACCCGCAGATCGCGTCTGCCCAGAATCTGCCAGTTGACCACGGCGCGTTCATCGCCGATGTGGTCGCCGGTGGGCCGGCTGCGACAGCCGGTGTTGAGGCGAACGACATCGTCACCGCGATCGACGGTGAGGAGATCAGTCAGACCACATCGCTGCAGGACATCCTGTTCCAGCACAAGCCGGGTGACACGGTTGAGCTGACTATCGCCCGCGGCACGACCGGCGAGACCGTGACCGTTCAGGTCACCCTCGGCACGCGGCCGGCCGACCAGTAA
- a CDS encoding rhodanese-like domain-containing protein produces the protein MPPTIRLTRRALLATTVGLVAGACLPTGGESNDPPTLSTTAFPNPDILATTDWLAEQMSNPHLRLVDCSSLRSWRRDHLPGARHVWWQDTIEIHNEIYGMLAGAESRQRILSDASITADSMVVCYDRSGGVWASRVLWMLHASGFRNVRLLDGGEQAWRTSGHAGERAVEASGEPVHIQQDESVIAHGADIVGLLERPEVAILDTRTEAERRETWFDHLQRGTIPNSHWLPRDAFLIGGDSLALVAPDLLEQRLASAGVSPNAEEIIVFGLHGTLACLPYVACLALGRQRVRVYDGSWAEWGAQAKWQIAPI, from the coding sequence GTGCCGCCCACAATCCGCCTGACGCGCCGCGCGCTGCTGGCCACGACGGTCGGCCTCGTCGCCGGAGCATGCCTGCCGACGGGCGGCGAGTCAAACGATCCGCCCACGCTCTCGACGACTGCCTTCCCCAATCCCGACATTCTCGCGACGACGGACTGGCTCGCCGAGCAGATGAGCAACCCGCACCTGCGGCTGGTCGATTGCTCGTCGCTGCGGTCGTGGAGGCGCGATCATCTGCCCGGCGCGCGGCACGTCTGGTGGCAGGACACGATCGAGATCCACAACGAGATCTACGGGATGCTGGCCGGGGCAGAGAGTCGGCAGCGCATCTTGAGCGACGCAAGCATCACTGCCGATTCCATGGTCGTCTGCTACGACCGCTCCGGCGGTGTCTGGGCGAGCCGCGTCCTCTGGATGCTGCACGCCAGCGGCTTCCGGAACGTGCGGCTCCTGGACGGTGGCGAGCAGGCGTGGCGGACGTCCGGGCATGCCGGAGAGCGTGCCGTCGAAGCCTCGGGCGAGCCCGTACATATCCAGCAGGACGAGAGCGTCATCGCGCACGGCGCAGACATCGTCGGGCTGCTGGAGCGCCCGGAGGTCGCGATTCTGGACACCCGCACGGAGGCGGAGCGCCGCGAGACGTGGTTCGATCACCTGCAACGCGGCACGATCCCGAACAGCCACTGGCTGCCGCGCGACGCATTCCTGATCGGCGGCGACAGCCTGGCGCTGGTTGCGCCGGACCTGCTCGAACAGCGTCTCGCCAGCGCAGGTGTGTCGCCGAACGCCGAGGAGATTATCGTCTTCGGCCTGCATGGCACGCTCGCCTGCCTGCCATACGTCGCGTGTCTCGCACTCGGGCGACAGCGCGTGCGCGTCTACGACGGTTCGTGGGCGGAGTGGGGCGCACAAGCCAAGTGGCAGATTGCGCCGATCTGA